From Paenibacillus sp. V4I7, one genomic window encodes:
- a CDS encoding carbohydrate ABC transporter permease: MVRHKKSVSSFLFDGFNYAFLGIFALCTILPFIYIIAGSFATDAELTERAFFLIPETFSLAGYKFIFSTGTLFKSIGVTIYITVVGTLVNLFFTVTMAYPLARRNLWGRNTVLNMVVFSMLFSGGMIPTYLVVKSLGLLDSFWSLMLPGAISAFNMIVVKNFFQELPPGLEESAKIDGCTEIGVLWRIVLPLSKPVLATFGLFYAVGHWNNFFSALLYINDPTKWPLQVMLRQIVLLSQGTLGDMSQLDPNFVLPPDQTVKMAVIVVGTLPILMVYPFLQKHFAKGVLIGSIKG, encoded by the coding sequence TTGGTAAGACATAAAAAAAGCGTCTCTAGCTTCCTATTCGACGGTTTTAACTATGCATTCTTAGGAATTTTCGCATTATGTACGATATTGCCTTTCATTTACATTATTGCGGGTTCGTTTGCTACTGATGCAGAACTTACTGAACGAGCGTTCTTTTTGATTCCCGAAACATTCTCTCTGGCAGGCTATAAATTTATTTTCTCAACGGGTACGTTGTTTAAAAGCATTGGTGTAACCATCTACATCACGGTTGTAGGGACCTTAGTTAACCTATTCTTTACCGTCACGATGGCTTACCCGTTAGCCCGCCGAAATCTGTGGGGCAGAAATACGGTGCTAAATATGGTTGTGTTTTCTATGCTCTTCTCCGGAGGAATGATTCCAACCTATCTCGTAGTGAAAAGCTTGGGGCTGCTGGATTCCTTCTGGTCTTTAATGCTCCCAGGTGCAATAAGCGCTTTTAACATGATCGTCGTGAAGAATTTCTTCCAAGAGCTTCCTCCGGGTCTGGAGGAATCGGCCAAAATCGATGGATGCACAGAGATCGGTGTCCTATGGCGAATTGTTCTTCCATTATCTAAACCGGTACTTGCTACATTTGGCCTTTTTTACGCAGTCGGTCACTGGAATAACTTTTTTTCTGCACTTCTGTACATCAACGACCCAACCAAATGGCCACTGCAGGTTATGTTGAGGCAAATTGTTCTGCTATCCCAAGGGACGCTTGGTGATATGTCACAGTTGGATCCGAATTTCGTTCTGCCTCCGGATCAAACGGTTAAAATGGCGGTCATCGTAGTGGGTACACTTCCGATTCTAATGGTATATCCGTTCCTGCAGAAGCATTTTGCTAAAGGGGTATTAATCGGATCCATCAAGGGCTAA
- a CDS encoding extracellular solute-binding protein — protein sequence MNMNKNKKAMKRWASSIVMTTLALSVAACSSGSSGNEKPSNSAPANSGSPAKEAPIDISIMAPIFKPTFPKDDSPVAAELEKYTNANIHFEWAANSSYGDKFNITLASGKLPTILVSTDKGASFINAARTGAFWELGPYLKDYPNLSKANPIVLNNTTIDGKIYGLYRGRALGRNAIVYRKDWLENVGMKPPQTIDDFYNMLKAFTLNDPDKNGKNDTYGMVVSKWGGGWAGPLDQIAIWFGAPNKWGEDASGKLQPNFLTNEYLDAVKFMKKLYDEKLINQDFAVFDTAKYNDPIFNSQAGVIVDVADSAARNEDKIHQAMEKAGKDDKNKQYMDVIGSVSGPKGLRALPTSGYAGLIAISKSSVKTEKELRQVLSFLDKMNDEKAQILASNGIEGKHYKKVEGGIEPSKDSALMESELEGLNQILNFLPESKALTVVQTPIRKKQDQVQKDNEKIVLANPAEPLISNVYTQKGPQLDNIINDARVKFIVGQIDEAGFKAALDLWKKSGGDDYVKEINDLYANIKK from the coding sequence ATGAACATGAATAAGAACAAAAAAGCAATGAAACGTTGGGCGTCTAGCATTGTGATGACTACACTGGCATTATCTGTTGCAGCATGCTCCTCAGGCAGCAGTGGAAACGAGAAGCCTTCTAATTCAGCTCCAGCTAATTCTGGAAGTCCGGCGAAAGAAGCTCCAATCGATATCAGTATCATGGCGCCTATATTTAAACCAACCTTTCCGAAGGATGACAGCCCTGTAGCTGCGGAACTTGAGAAATATACAAACGCTAATATTCATTTCGAATGGGCTGCAAACTCTTCCTATGGTGACAAATTTAACATCACGTTGGCATCAGGCAAGCTTCCGACAATCCTTGTTTCTACAGATAAAGGAGCAAGCTTTATTAATGCGGCAAGAACCGGAGCTTTCTGGGAGCTTGGACCTTATTTGAAAGATTATCCGAACCTCAGTAAAGCAAATCCGATCGTGCTTAATAATACGACAATAGACGGCAAAATCTACGGTTTATATCGTGGAAGAGCCTTGGGCAGGAACGCAATCGTATATCGTAAAGATTGGCTTGAGAACGTAGGTATGAAGCCGCCGCAAACCATTGATGATTTTTATAACATGTTGAAAGCGTTCACCTTAAACGATCCGGACAAAAATGGGAAAAATGACACCTATGGGATGGTTGTATCTAAATGGGGTGGCGGCTGGGCCGGCCCTCTTGATCAAATTGCGATTTGGTTTGGCGCTCCGAACAAATGGGGCGAGGATGCCAGTGGTAAGCTCCAACCTAATTTTCTAACTAATGAATACTTGGATGCAGTCAAATTCATGAAAAAGCTGTATGATGAAAAATTGATTAACCAAGATTTCGCTGTATTTGATACAGCCAAGTATAATGATCCTATTTTTAACAGCCAAGCTGGAGTGATCGTTGACGTGGCAGATTCTGCAGCGCGCAATGAGGATAAAATCCATCAAGCGATGGAGAAGGCAGGCAAGGACGATAAGAATAAGCAATATATGGATGTTATCGGTTCAGTAAGTGGTCCGAAGGGGCTGCGAGCTTTACCAACTTCCGGGTATGCAGGTTTGATCGCCATCTCCAAATCAAGCGTGAAAACGGAAAAAGAGCTTCGCCAAGTACTTTCGTTCCTCGATAAAATGAATGATGAAAAAGCGCAAATCCTCGCGAGCAATGGGATTGAAGGAAAGCATTACAAGAAAGTTGAAGGCGGTATCGAGCCTAGTAAGGATTCAGCGTTAATGGAATCAGAATTGGAAGGTTTAAATCAAATACTAAACTTCCTTCCGGAAAGTAAGGCGTTGACCGTAGTGCAGACACCGATTCGGAAAAAGCAGGATCAGGTTCAAAAAGATAATGAGAAAATCGTTCTCGCTAATCCAGCTGAACCGTTAATCTCGAATGTATATACACAAAAAGGTCCGCAATTGGATAACATCATTAACGATGCACGTGTTAAATTCATTGTTGGTCAAATCGATGAAGCTGGCTTCAAAGCGGCGCTTGACCTCTGGAAGAAGAGTGGCGGCGACGACTATGTGAAAGAAATCAATGACCTTTACGCCAATATCAAAAAGTAG
- a CDS encoding polysaccharide deacetylase family protein has protein sequence MPKIVMTFPEGKHKVLTMSYDDGKSADIRLVELFNKHLVKGTFHINSGLIGLEDRLSQKEVAERYQGHEVSAHTVTHPTLARCPKEQIVDEIFQDRINLERIVGYTVRGMSYPNGSFNQQIKEMLPVLGIEYARVVESTGNFSMPDDLYEWKPTCHHKANLMKLAEDFVNLQKKQYLYMMYVWGHSYEFDLDGNWGVMEEFCEYIGKREDIWYATNIEIVDYLKAFHNLKFSASGHLVFNPNASSVWLRVDNDIREVKGGSQLLFG, from the coding sequence ATGCCCAAAATCGTAATGACTTTCCCTGAAGGAAAGCATAAAGTTCTAACCATGAGTTATGATGATGGTAAATCAGCAGATATTAGGCTTGTTGAACTTTTTAATAAACATTTGGTAAAAGGTACCTTTCATATTAATTCAGGCTTGATTGGCTTAGAGGACCGGTTATCACAGAAGGAGGTCGCAGAACGATATCAAGGACATGAGGTCTCCGCTCATACGGTAACCCATCCAACGCTAGCAAGGTGCCCCAAAGAACAAATAGTGGATGAGATATTTCAAGACAGGATAAATTTAGAGCGAATTGTAGGCTATACAGTAAGAGGAATGTCTTATCCCAACGGTTCTTTTAATCAACAAATCAAAGAGATGCTCCCTGTTCTAGGCATAGAATACGCAAGAGTAGTTGAAAGCACCGGTAATTTCTCCATGCCAGATGATTTATATGAGTGGAAACCCACCTGCCACCACAAAGCAAATCTAATGAAACTGGCGGAGGATTTCGTGAATTTGCAAAAGAAACAATATCTTTACATGATGTACGTATGGGGACATAGTTATGAGTTTGATTTAGATGGTAATTGGGGAGTAATGGAGGAATTTTGTGAGTATATCGGCAAGAGGGAAGATATATGGTATGCAACCAATATCGAGATTGTTGATTATTTGAAAGCCTTTCATAACCTGAAATTTTCCGCATCAGGTCATCTAGTATTCAACCCTAATGCGTCTTCCGTCTGGCTTCGTGTCGATAATGACATTCGCGAAGTGAAAGGTGGAAGTCAACTTTTATTCGGATAG
- a CDS encoding ABC transporter ATP-binding protein: MESTQIVIEADGLVKNYGTFQAVRGVNFQVYQGEVFGLLGPNGAGKTTTMEMIEGLRRPDGGYARVAGYDTQKDLAKVKEVIGVQLQSTSLFELLTVEEIMKMYASFYPSPVPVEPLLEDLTLTDKRSGRVKHLSGGQKQRLAIGLALVNDPKVIFLDEPTTGLDPQARRTLWDIILKLKERGKTIVLSTHYMEEAHVLCDRICLMDQGKVVALDTPRNLVLSLQSDSAIEFRLKGLDERTEENKKHLLRELSEVREVKGVELRKDVFVLYTDKLQVSLTDLIEKSAGGVLELADLQTRTATLEDVFITMTGRSLEEK, encoded by the coding sequence TTGGAGTCTACACAGATTGTTATTGAAGCGGACGGATTAGTGAAAAACTACGGTACCTTTCAGGCCGTACGGGGAGTCAACTTCCAGGTATATCAAGGAGAAGTATTTGGTCTGCTTGGTCCTAACGGCGCAGGCAAAACGACAACGATGGAAATGATCGAAGGCCTGCGTAGGCCCGATGGGGGCTATGCCCGAGTGGCCGGATACGATACGCAAAAGGACTTGGCAAAAGTGAAAGAAGTCATCGGCGTTCAACTTCAGTCGACCTCGCTTTTTGAACTGTTGACGGTTGAGGAAATTATGAAAATGTACGCAAGCTTCTATCCTAGTCCGGTTCCGGTTGAACCGCTGCTGGAAGATTTGACTTTAACGGACAAAAGAAGCGGCCGCGTCAAGCATCTCTCCGGAGGCCAAAAGCAGCGTCTTGCTATCGGTCTCGCCCTTGTTAATGACCCAAAGGTCATTTTCCTGGATGAACCGACGACGGGGCTGGATCCACAAGCCCGCCGTACGCTTTGGGACATCATCCTGAAGCTGAAGGAGAGAGGCAAGACGATCGTTCTCTCGACGCATTATATGGAAGAAGCACATGTGCTTTGCGATCGCATTTGCCTGATGGATCAAGGTAAAGTAGTGGCGCTCGATACGCCGCGCAATCTGGTACTGAGCCTTCAGTCCGATAGCGCGATCGAGTTCCGGCTCAAAGGGCTGGACGAAAGGACGGAGGAGAACAAGAAACACTTACTTCGTGAGCTCAGCGAAGTACGTGAAGTGAAAGGTGTAGAACTGCGTAAGGACGTATTCGTGTTATATACAGATAAGCTTCAGGTATCGCTTACAGACCTTATTGAGAAAAGTGCTGGCGGCGTACTTGAGCTGGCTGATTTGCAGACCCGCACGGCTACACTTGAAGATGTATTTATTACGATGACCGGAAGGAGCCTGGAAGAAAAATGA
- a CDS encoding beta-galactosidase, with protein MDKKLFHGTAYYPELWNDEQVIEQDILLMKEAGMNVVRIGEFAWSTLEKEQGNIDIRFFVDIINKLYENGIETVMCTPTPTPPIWLSHGHPERMFVDANGKVMGHGSRQHVCTNNAFFRERAAIITEHIAKAVGSLPGVIGWQIDNEFKAHVAACMCETCKSLWHQWLQERYGTIDQLNDAWGTQIWSEYYLAFEQVPQPGPAPFLHNSSLSTMYQLFSMEKIAEFSDEQAHIIRQHSNAPITHNSSVAFHVDNERLFKNLDFASFDTYANYDNTPAYLINCDLWRNFKKGKDFWIMETSPSFSASLESYAMPHPNGYLKAEAVAAYALGAEAFCYWLWRQQRTGCEQPHGSVISAWGKPTVGFQNVIEVEQARKEIESIILSSRPSQAEVAMTYSDRSKAFLQTEPHRKLNHRGLVSAFYERILSMGIHRDVIPEGAELDGYKLLFTPFIHYLSSDYIERAQAFVQNGGIWVVGPLTGGRTENHTIHTDAALGELEHLAGIETLFNYPMEGTGTIGQAFGVSAPLGMWSAVFEPKEAIAIGILEEGLTPGKAFITEHQLGKGKIVMLGSMPMGEDGDVMLKKLIDHYAVDAHVRLRTDVTVGTIVAPRQGDGYHLWIIINMDGKGGSVTIPHEGYDLLAQTEIKPGKLGIGKYEYRIIRFM; from the coding sequence ATGGACAAAAAATTATTCCACGGGACCGCTTATTATCCTGAGCTTTGGAACGATGAACAGGTTATTGAACAAGATATCCTTTTAATGAAAGAAGCAGGAATGAATGTCGTTCGGATTGGAGAATTTGCTTGGTCAACGTTAGAAAAGGAACAAGGAAACATCGATATCCGTTTTTTTGTTGACATCATCAATAAGCTATATGAGAACGGTATTGAAACCGTCATGTGCACCCCAACTCCCACACCTCCGATTTGGTTATCACATGGCCATCCAGAGCGTATGTTTGTTGACGCTAATGGTAAAGTAATGGGCCATGGTTCCAGACAGCATGTTTGTACGAATAACGCGTTCTTTCGAGAACGTGCAGCCATTATTACAGAACATATCGCGAAAGCAGTTGGAAGTTTGCCGGGTGTCATTGGCTGGCAGATTGATAATGAATTTAAAGCACATGTAGCAGCCTGTATGTGTGAGACATGCAAAAGCTTATGGCACCAATGGTTACAAGAACGTTATGGGACAATAGATCAATTAAATGATGCGTGGGGTACGCAAATCTGGAGTGAATATTACCTTGCGTTTGAACAAGTTCCACAGCCAGGTCCAGCACCATTTTTGCATAATTCCTCATTAAGCACCATGTACCAATTATTCTCAATGGAAAAAATCGCGGAATTTTCCGATGAACAGGCTCATATCATCCGCCAGCATTCCAATGCACCGATTACACACAATAGCAGTGTCGCCTTTCATGTAGATAATGAACGATTATTTAAAAACTTGGACTTTGCTTCGTTTGACACCTATGCGAATTACGATAATACTCCCGCTTATTTAATTAACTGTGATTTGTGGAGAAATTTTAAAAAAGGCAAAGATTTTTGGATTATGGAGACAAGCCCGTCGTTTAGCGCATCACTAGAAAGCTATGCCATGCCTCACCCCAATGGCTATTTAAAGGCTGAAGCTGTAGCGGCATATGCCTTAGGAGCAGAGGCTTTTTGCTATTGGCTATGGAGGCAGCAACGAACAGGATGTGAACAACCTCATGGATCGGTCATTAGTGCATGGGGAAAACCGACCGTAGGATTTCAGAATGTAATCGAAGTTGAACAAGCGAGAAAGGAAATTGAATCCATCATCCTTTCATCGAGACCTTCTCAAGCTGAAGTAGCGATGACTTATTCGGACCGATCGAAAGCATTTTTGCAAACGGAGCCACATCGAAAATTAAATCATCGGGGTCTGGTAAGCGCCTTTTATGAGCGGATTTTATCCATGGGCATTCATCGAGATGTCATACCAGAAGGGGCGGAACTGGACGGGTATAAACTGTTATTTACACCGTTTATTCATTATTTATCATCCGATTATATAGAACGGGCACAAGCTTTCGTCCAAAATGGCGGGATCTGGGTAGTTGGTCCGCTTACAGGAGGCAGAACAGAGAACCATACGATTCATACCGATGCAGCTTTAGGAGAGTTAGAACATCTTGCAGGTATCGAAACCTTATTTAACTATCCAATGGAAGGTACAGGTACAATCGGACAAGCATTTGGCGTTAGCGCCCCTTTAGGAATGTGGAGTGCTGTATTTGAACCGAAGGAAGCCATAGCTATAGGTATCCTTGAGGAAGGGTTAACGCCAGGAAAAGCCTTTATTACGGAGCATCAGCTCGGCAAAGGAAAAATAGTTATGCTCGGTTCGATGCCCATGGGTGAAGATGGAGATGTGATGTTAAAGAAACTCATCGACCACTATGCAGTTGATGCTCATGTACGCCTTAGAACAGATGTCACTGTAGGCACTATTGTCGCTCCAAGGCAAGGTGATGGTTATCACCTATGGATCATCATTAATATGGATGGTAAAGGAGGCAGCGTCACTATTCCGCATGAGGGATATGATCTATTGGCACAAACCGAAATAAAGCCAGGGAAATTAGGAATCGGAAAATATGAATATCGCATAATCCGATTTATGTGA
- a CDS encoding ABC transporter permease — protein MKAYIQLTLAQLRLFARNRQVLFFTLFMPLFFMIMLGSFLGNGNDISLNGVVIDQDQSAESRVMVEALQANQVLKLKPAEDLNAALEQLKHGDQKLVVVIQKNYGSAVAKKGLDSSKASFLQVYYDQTNQMNSQIGLQAVERVADGVSKSITNYVPIVQIEPLGVQALQLRYIDFLVPGILAMMIMSNNLNGVAGQIASWRERGVLRRMQSTPLKASTFIAAQITARLVLNNLQAMIVLLVGSLIFGTQVNGSWLLLLLFVVLGTLTFMSIGFIIAGVAKTPESAGPIAGFISFPLLFLGGVFFSVSNMPEFLQPIVKSIPITQLSTALRQVMNVGAGLGDLWLEALLLSIWLVVSFIIATFTFKWE, from the coding sequence ATGAAAGCTTACATTCAATTAACGCTGGCGCAGCTCCGGTTATTTGCGCGGAACCGGCAAGTACTGTTTTTTACGCTGTTTATGCCTTTGTTTTTCATGATTATGCTCGGCTCCTTTCTGGGCAATGGCAATGACATCAGCTTGAACGGAGTAGTCATCGACCAAGATCAAAGTGCGGAGTCCCGGGTTATGGTAGAAGCTCTTCAGGCGAATCAGGTGTTGAAGCTGAAGCCTGCCGAAGATTTGAATGCTGCTCTGGAGCAGCTCAAGCATGGTGATCAGAAGCTAGTCGTCGTTATTCAGAAAAATTATGGCAGTGCTGTCGCGAAGAAGGGCTTGGATAGTTCTAAGGCGAGTTTTCTGCAGGTCTACTATGATCAGACGAACCAAATGAACTCACAGATCGGATTGCAAGCCGTTGAGAGGGTTGCTGACGGTGTATCCAAAAGCATTACGAATTACGTCCCTATCGTCCAAATCGAACCGCTTGGCGTACAGGCGTTGCAACTTCGATACATCGATTTCCTCGTACCCGGAATTCTCGCTATGATGATCATGTCGAACAATCTGAACGGGGTGGCTGGACAGATTGCTTCCTGGCGGGAGAGGGGGGTGCTGAGACGGATGCAAAGCACTCCGCTGAAAGCATCGACGTTTATCGCTGCACAAATTACGGCGCGCCTCGTGTTGAACAATTTGCAGGCAATGATTGTGCTGCTCGTGGGCTCCCTGATTTTCGGAACGCAAGTGAACGGCTCGTGGCTGCTGTTACTGCTCTTTGTCGTGCTGGGCACGCTGACGTTCATGTCCATCGGCTTTATCATTGCCGGTGTGGCCAAAACGCCGGAAAGCGCCGGGCCAATAGCCGGGTTCATATCGTTTCCGCTTCTGTTCTTAGGCGGCGTCTTCTTCTCCGTATCCAACATGCCGGAGTTTTTGCAGCCGATCGTGAAATCCATCCCGATAACCCAATTGAGCACCGCTTTAAGGCAGGTCATGAATGTGGGAGCGGGACTTGGTGATCTGTGGCTGGAAGCGCTGCTGCTTAGCATCTGGCTGGTGGTGTCGTTCATTATTGCTACTTTTACTTTTAAGTGGGAGTAG